atcacaagaaggtttgctgtgtctcctagtacagtctcaagtgcatggaagagataccaggagacgggccttTACATGAAGAAGGCTGACCACAGTAACACATCCTGCTCTAACAAGGCCTCCAGGACCAAAACCTTCTGCTTCACCTTGACAGCTTGCTAAGATAATGCAAGGTTAAAATGCTCCGCTGTGGCCAAAAAATATACCTAGCAGCATTTATCCAAATTCTCGATTGATGGACCATCTATAAACGTTTGAAACAACGAAGAAGCCATTACACAAATTACCCACTAAAACTACAGACTAGGTACTACAAACTGTTATCACAAGCCTACACAGCGGTATACAAACGGAGcactacacaaacacaagtGACCCACCCAAAGGTATATACCCAACATAGTTGTGCTGCAGATCGAACATCCTGGACGATTTCATGTTATAAACCAGTGTTACGTCTAGGGCATGATGCAGGAgtcacaacaaaaacacaccaatGTTCAACTCAGCCATGGGCACAGGGTCCAAGTTAAGAAGAAAGGAAAAAGGGTGCTTTTTATTTCAACTAAAAGCAAATGTTCTCAAAAAACTTTTAGTCCAGCAAAGGTTTACCCTGACAAGCACACAAGGCAAGAAGGAACACAGGCGgtgccaaaataaataaataaaatgtcctaCTTAATCAAAATCACAGAGGGTGGCACTATTAAACTGTAGTGGGATGAcaacacaagtacacacacatgtGTACCTTCTACCAATTTCACCTGTTAGTGGCTAAAGTAATttacaaaatccagaaaaatttCACAACGTGAAGTGTATCACTTAACTACATATATCATGGGAACTTGTGGTTTTGGGTGGATTACTCCTTTAAGTAATATTGGTGATATTATTGGATCAAATCCATTTAAACTGCGTACAGTGTCCTCCATAAGTATTTTGACAGTAGATATTGCTAACATCATATTATAATATGATTAAAAGGTGAATATGATACAGAGGTACAGAagtcaccttttatttctgtatgttTCAACACATACACTTATGAACCAAAGcaatgaccactcacaggtgaagcgaaaaACGGGCACTATCCCGTGTGGTTCAAACCaacaggtctactgtggcaAAAGTCACAGGAAATGTTAAcgatggttacgggaggaatgtgtcacataACACAGTGAATCgcaccctgctgtgtatggggctgcgtagctgcagaccggtcagagtgcccatgatgacccctgtccacagtctcaagcacctacaatgggcatgcagGTGTTTGAACTGGACATTGGAGCTGTTGAAGAAGGTTGTCTGGTccgatgaatcacgtttccttttacatcacgtggacgtGTGTGCCATTTACCTGGGGACCTCCAGATTATTCTTAGTTAGTACCggtcaaatgttttacatttcttattgaAATTCACTCAGTTTTATGTCTTAATGCACTCCGAAAttatagaacaaataaacaattggagACAAACAATAAAtcaggaaattgttttgtttagcaaaatataatcaaattgTTTGACTTATCAAAGTAGCCACTTTTTCCAAACATAACAGCCAAACCTACTTGTGGCATTCTTtccacaaccctgtttccaaaaaagttgtgacgctgtctaaaatagaaataaaaacagaatgcaatgatgtgcaaatcatttaaaccgtATTTTTAATAGAacatagtaaaaaaaacaacagattcaatgtttaaactgagaaatgttattgtttcttgaaaaataaatgcccactttgaatttgatgccagcaacacatttcaaaaaagctgggacaggggcaacaaaagaatggaaaagttgtgtgatggaaaaaaaacctggtggaacatttcacaactaattaagttaataggcaacatgtcagtaaaacgactgggtataaaaagatcatgccagagaggatgagtctctCAGATGTAAAGATGGgcaggggttcaccactctgtggaaGACATTTCTCAAGATTAAAAGAGTTTATGGATCTCATCATGCatggtacacaatatcattaaaagattcggagaatccggagaaatccaAAATTGGATGGCAATGATCTTTGGGCCcacaggcagcactgcattaaaaacagacatgattctgtagtggaaatcactgggtgggctcaggaacacttcagaaaaccactgtctgtgaacacagcacgtcactgcatccacaaatacaagttaaaactccaccatgcaaaaaagaaaccataaataaacaatatcCAGAAATGCCAGTGCCTTCTCTGGTCTCAAGCTCATGTTAGATGGATTGAGGCAAAGGGCAAAACTATCctttggtctgacaaatcaaaatgtgaaataaataaatcatttggatataatcatggatgccgcatcctccagactaaagagagggaccatccggcttcctATCAGCtcacagtttaaaagccagcatccatgatagtatggggatgcattagtgcacatggcatggatgacttgcacatctgtgaaggcaccgtTCATGATGAACTGtatacacaggttttggagcaacatatgctgccatccagaccacCTCTTTACCGGTTACCGTACCCCCCAAAAAAGGGTTTAAATGAAGCTATCCACCAGTCACTTCTGAGCCCTTCGTTCACCCACTGCGCCCTTAGTATTGGTCTGTCTGTAACGCTGAACGAAGAAGCAGGACACGTGCTGGGAGAacggaggacatttaataaaagaaCTAGAACCAAACATAACATGAACTAGAtcacaaagacaaaacagaCTAAAGTTACACAGGAGTGAAACCCAAACAAAGACAAGATTAAAAATAATGACCGGgatcaggaacacagatgaGACCAATAATGAAaaacaggtgtccgtgctccaaatgagggagagagggcgacTAACCTGCcgtgccaggacgtgacagtatcAGAAGGAAAAGCATCCCAAATGTGTCCAGAACTAGACTGTAATAACTTGTACACCCACATGACAATCCATCAGGTGTTAGGAATAGTTTATTTAGCTATTAACTACCTGTTCAATAGGCAAACCAGAGAAAGCTTTCAGTTACTAtggattaacacacacacacacacacacacaatactcgcacacaaaaaaacacaaaacattcagcCATCCTCAGAAATTGACATCATAATGGTCCAAGTGGCCACAATggtaaaaacatacagtacaattgTAATAAGAAATAAAGGTCAAATTCCTTACGTTCTTTTCAATAGGGAATAATAAAAGAGAGTCCACAAAACATACAATGGGAATGTAAACCCAGCCACACAGAGGTACAGGTGGGTTGTATTAACTACCGTTGTTTAGTGTTGAGGTGTGGGTGTGCGTTTAACGGATGGGTTTTTTCAGGGCctcatccacctcctcttcAGGTAGTAAGGCATGCCACTGGGCCACAGGGCGTCTGGGATTGGCCAGCATGTCTGACCAATGGCGGAGGCCCACCCCTGAGGCACCATAGCCGATCCAAACCTTCCCGATGGCGTCGTTGCTGCCCAGTTTGTCATAGTCGTACACAGTGACCAGCACTTGGACTTTCTGCAAGTGGTAAGAGAAAGGTTGAAGAGAGTGACATTTAAGAAGTAGGACAAAATCTAAATACCACAGTGCTTTTGAAAATTCATCCGGAAATGGTGGGAGAGTGTAATATTCTATTGAAACTGCAGAAGATACCTTAAACATGGCCTAAACTAAAGACACAACCACCAAGAGAGAGATGTTAATCTTAAGAAAGTTTGGTTGGCGTGCCCTCCATTAGCTTGCTCCACCCTACCTCTTGGATTCTATTCCCCAATACCAACCCCTCTAGGTCACTCCAATCTACTACAGCTGGTCACCTCATTAACCCCAGGTCCAAGCTGTGGATCATTGGAAACATGGCTTTCTATAGGACTGCTTCAAGTCTTTGGAACTCACTTCCACTATCAATCTGTGACTCTGAATCTGTTACCATCGTCATGCACCACCTCCCCATAGCCCCTAGCCCTTCCCTCCCCATAGCCCCTAGCCCTTCCCTCCCCATAGCCCCTAGCCCTTCCCTCCCCATAGCCCCTAGCCCTTCCCTCCCCATAGCCCCTAGCCCTTCCCTCCCCATAGCCCCTAGCCCTTCCCTCCCCATAGCCCCTAGCCCTTCCCTCCCCATAGCCCCTAGCCCTTCCCTCCCCATAGCCCCTAGCCCTTCCCTCCCCATAGCCCCTAGCCCTTCCCTCCCCTTAGCCCCTGCCCTTTCCCTACCCCCtgcccattttccctccccataGCCCCTGCCCAAAGACGCTTTCCAATGACTTTTAGAGTTTGCCGTGTTTATGATTTTTATTACGACTTTTAGAGTGTATGGGTTTTTCTAGAGGAATTTTTTATACATACTTGTATCTGACCGAAAGGTATCTCAAAGCTGAAGCTTTCGTTGAAGTAGGGATTCAGAGTGTTCTGTTTAACTGTCGTCTTCTTCTTTTTCAGCCGCTTGCCTTGGTACTGTAACACCACTTTGACAAAGGGGTCTGGTAGAAGATAAATGGGGGAGATGTTTGTTACAGAAAGAGGTCAAACATTGAAGACTGGATGCATTTGCATCAGCATCTTTGTTGGGGTTTCCAGTGCTTTAAGTTTAATGGCAGAAAAAATGTTGGTGAACAGATTTTACAAATAGGACAGCATGGCTGGGATTTGACAGTGTGATGTCACAGCACTGGTTGGAATTGGCTAGGACAGTGTGATGTTAAAGCATTGGTTGGAATTGCCTAGGACAGTGTGATGTCACAGCATTGGTTGGAATTGCCTAGGACAGTGTGATGTCAAATCATTGGTTGGAATTGCCTAGGACAGTGTGATGTCACAGCATTGGTTGGAATTGCCTAGGACAGTGTGATGTCACAGCATTGGTTGGAATTGGCTAGGACAGTGTGATGTCACAGCATTGGTTGAAATTGGCTAGGACAGTGTGATGTCAAATAATTGGTTGGAATTGGCTAGGACAGTGTGATGTCACAGCATGTCAAGGATTGTCTAGGATAATGTAAGGACTAAAGGTTCACCTGACAAGCCTCCACAGTCCATTGCCTTCAGGTGCTTGGCCTCCATGATGTTGATGGTCAGTTTACCGGCTGTGGGGACGTAGCGCAGAGAGATACAAATGTCCCCAAGCTTCTCTTGCTGTGAccgaaaacaaacacacagataactGTATTTGAATGGATAAATCAATATTGTTTTATTGAGCAGaaagcagacacacactaaGAAATAACATTTGTTGTCGAGGTTATTTACATGACATTACACTATGTAATCTATTTATTAACCTGTCAAAGCTTTCAATACAGTTTGCCAGAGGCATCAccaggatcacaatacattcaggccTTCGCCCCCCCCGCTTCGCCCGGGACAGagagtacagggttttgaatgtacatgcagaaCATTTTGATGTACATGCTGGCgtcctacacgtctacattgtcataatgcatgatcagaattatagatgaataggggctatttattttattttttattatctttggtcaatttgagatccggggctattcataaaagatcagAGGCTATAgtcccggacgcccaggcctaacgacgccactgcagTTTACCATTTCATTTTGCTGGAAAAACTAACAATACTAGGTTTGgcctgttatggaaattttgaactaaggtgcatttgagaaatgtctgtctttctattgactggtatgtaaatctgtactttgattgtgacacacatgactatataatatcagaggattattaggtatttgggccatgtcctcctgcctagaagaaggatgtattctttgtcgtcctatacatgtatgaatgagctactagttaaagatgccgagaggggtctggtgtttgaataggagacatccttgaccggcacgggcgggttagaggggtactcgtaaatctgtataaccctttagtgtctctgttgactatccagacattgtgtctcctcaggagttgagaaggataaggtgggggaagatagcatttgacttgtgtgatagaacaaagggaaaggtgttagattgacatgagacagatggcagcatcttaccacacccctttttcctatgtgatatatacggttgaatatggagttagagactcctcagacgattatgtgtgtgtaagcggttgacgcgtctctcataatagtctctgtgcataataattaataaaacggttataatgtacaaagagaactttgtctctgtgtcccttactccgagtgtcgatacatggaattaccatcacaggccACAAAAATCTGCTTATGGTTTCAGAATAACCTccatattagatcagtgtcagTATTAAAACCTCTGGATGCAGtcaattgcattttattacttGTGCAAACCTTTGCATGCATCATAATCTTTTATGCACTTCAGTTGGCTTTCACTGGTTACTGTTATTGTTACTGTTGTTTTAGGCTGTACAGCAGAAACGTCCATATTATTAGAGTAGATCTTCTTGTGCCAACTGAAAAAACGCAATATTTGATAAAACTATTCCTATCCCTTGAACCTGAGTCATCACTGTACACATCATTACAATTTTTCATAGAGTTATGATGTTTATCTGCTATCTTTGTTTTCCAAATGCTCTCAGTCTTTATATTCAGGTTTTGGCATCCTATAGTGGATTATTGTGCAGGTTTTGGgtattggtgcttttgaagaaacaTATTCTAAATGTTCTGGTTATGAGTAAAAGTCTATATAAACAGATTGGTCTAAATTGGAGCAAAAATATCTGCTTAATTGTTGAGGAACATGGTTACAAGATGCTGAGGAATCACTAGTGAATAGCTCAATaaccattttctttcattttcataaAGTTTAATATTAACTTCAAACGCATATTTTACCAGGAACAGGTGTTCCCTTACTTGGGGACCTATAATAATGTGTCTAAGGTTTGGACATTTTCTTCTAGAGTAGATGTGTTTAAGACTACTGAAGAAATGCTTTGGGACAGGTTCATAACCTACAAAAGGGTTCTTCACAGATCCTAAAATGATGACTTATGGGCTTGCTCTAAAGAACCTTATTTGGTTTCagcttgcatttttatttttgttagtgCAGCCTGACAGCcttccagacagacaggcagacagacatgatgACCAGGTAGAATCTAAGCACTCTGACTCCGACCAGGACTAGGTTTAAACAgtctctggactcagcccacatgcatttcttaattattacaatttataactgctgatgtaaaaagggctttataaatacatttgattgattgaatttgattgattgacaactCAACCAGACTGTATTCATTCtcacctcctctttctctcctccaatCAGATCCCTCCATTCATGGAGCGGCTGAGCCAGGTCTACACTGTTCATTGGGATGGAGATCTGTCCAATCACATCGTGCTTACCGAAACGATCAAAGTCAAAGACCTGAAGTACCAGAGTCTGTCCGCCCAGCTCCTGATATGGGATCTGTATAGGGACAAGCAGATAAGGGAGGAGGAAAGAGTGTTCAATAGCATTACCAAAACCTCTGTGCTGAATTACATGGAATCAATAACaaaagagaagacagagacacCTTCATTGAATCTCCTTATatgacagaaaaaacacaaataaaggtAGTCTGCAGGGGATTTTTGGTTGTTATGGAGCATTCACATGACACGCAATTACCACATCATGTGGGTAAACCATCATAAAAGGACATATAGTAGTGAGTGCGTCCACCAAAGCTGAATGCCTTGCCCAAAAATATCATAGAAAAAAACCATAGAGTGGCTGTACTCGGAAGTGAAACAGTTTCCACATGGACTGTCATCCTAACCACACCATCAGTAGACATGCTGTTGATGATGCGGTTTGATTAGCATGTACATCCTGCCTTGGGTCTGTGTCAGCGCATGCCAAGTATCATGTGAATGCCCTGTTCGACTGTGTCACAACCCTTTTTTTACATGCTTTTATACTATGTTTAACGTAATGTTCTCCAGGACAAAACACTGACTTTGAAGATGAAAGTCTCGTTGAAGACAGGGCAGAGGTTCTTGCGCTGGACTTTGGTTTCAAATTTCTTCTTCTTGTCTGGCAGCATGTAGACTTTAACGTAGGGGTCAGATGTGCCGCCCATGTCCATGGCTGGCAGGTTTTCAGCCTGTAGGATACCCACAATCAGCTGGAAGAGGGAGCAAAGAGAAGGCAAAGGTCAGAGGGTCGACATGGCCTTCAAACaaattttttctaaataattttttacaatGTCTGTAAGACCTAACAGCATTGATCATTTACACAGATTTAGAtcagctacagtggatataaaaagtctacacacccctgttaaaatgccaggtttttgtgatgtagaagaatgagacaaaataaataatgtcagaactttttccacttttaatgtgacctataatgtgaacaattcaattgaattgtaactgaatgtgaacaattcaaatgaaaatctaaaataaagaagaataaagaataaaaacatcaatAGTAGACATCTAGAAAACATCCAGTCATACATCAAGAGAGCAAATATTAACATGCAGGgtcaaaaatacacacacatacagacctgGTTTTCGGTGAAATTGTAGTCCAGGGTAAACTCCAGCTTTCCAAAattttccttctcctcctcctctccttccttagCCTCTCCCTCCTGAAAACCACATTACAGGCCACAGAATGATTCCCAGTTCACACATCTGTGCTAAAGACTGGAAATTACTTCAGGTcagttccaaaaaagtttagaTACCTTAACCCATTACATCAATCACCAACTTGCCCCCCCACCCAACCTCCCCAGACTTATCTCACCTTGCCCTCCTCTCCTTcgccctctccctccttctttctcctGCCTCGACCTCCTTTCCTCTCGCGTACTTTCTTGGGCTTCTTGCCTTTGTTTATGCACTTTTTCCAGATACAGAAGCCCAGACAGGCCACCAGagccaacaccaccaccactatggCTCCTATTGCCCACATGGGCACTGGGAAACAGATAGAGGCCTTATGTAGCCTTACGACATGCACAGTACAATATGGATTGCTCTTATGTAATCTTATgacatgttaaaatgccaggtttatgtgatgtaaaagaatgagacaaagataaatcatgtcagaactttttccacttttaatgtgacctataacgtgaataattaaattgaaaaactaactgaaatctccaagggggaaaaatgaaaaatacaaaccttacaataacctagttgcaaagtgtgcataccctcttataacaggggatgtggctgtgttcagaactaaccaatcacattcaaactcatgtgaAATAGAAGTCCttacacacctgtcatcatttaaagtgactctgattaatcacaaatgaatttcagctgttctagtaggattttcctgacattttcttagttgcatctcagaccaaaagccatggtctgcagagagcttccaaaacatcagagggatctcattgttgaaagatatcagtcaggagaagggtacaaaagaatttccaaagctttagatataccatggaacacagtgaagacagtcatcatcaagtggagaaaatatggcacaacagagacattaccaagaactggacgtccctccgaaattgatgaaaatacgagaagaaaactggcc
This is a stretch of genomic DNA from Esox lucius isolate fEsoLuc1 chromosome 11, fEsoLuc1.pri, whole genome shotgun sequence. It encodes these proteins:
- the syt5a gene encoding synaptotagmin Va isoform X1; translation: MRLASVQTRARRAAEEREEPPPGPAPPSTHHSEHQFKNMKSKFFNELTHLPNHKLKMPMWAIGAIVVVVLALVACLGFCIWKKCINKGKKPKKVRERKGGRGRRKKEGEGEGEEGKEGEAKEGEEEEKENFGKLEFTLDYNFTENQLIVGILQAENLPAMDMGGTSDPYVKVYMLPDKKKKFETKVQRKNLCPVFNETFIFKIPYQELGGQTLVLQVFDFDRFGKHDVIGQISIPMNSVDLAQPLHEWRDLIGGEKEEQEKLGDICISLRYVPTAGKLTINIMEAKHLKAMDCGGLSDPFVKVVLQYQGKRLKKKKTTVKQNTLNPYFNESFSFEIPFGQIQKVQVLVTVYDYDKLGSNDAIGKVWIGYGASGVGLRHWSDMLANPRRPVAQWHALLPEEEVDEALKKPIR
- the syt5a gene encoding synaptotagmin Va isoform X2, which translates into the protein MRLASVQTRARRAAEEREEPPPGPAPPSTHHSEHQFKNMKSKFFNELTHLPMPMWAIGAIVVVVLALVACLGFCIWKKCINKGKKPKKVRERKGGRGRRKKEGEGEGEEGKEGEAKEGEEEEKENFGKLEFTLDYNFTENQLIVGILQAENLPAMDMGGTSDPYVKVYMLPDKKKKFETKVQRKNLCPVFNETFIFKIPYQELGGQTLVLQVFDFDRFGKHDVIGQISIPMNSVDLAQPLHEWRDLIGGEKEEQEKLGDICISLRYVPTAGKLTINIMEAKHLKAMDCGGLSDPFVKVVLQYQGKRLKKKKTTVKQNTLNPYFNESFSFEIPFGQIQKVQVLVTVYDYDKLGSNDAIGKVWIGYGASGVGLRHWSDMLANPRRPVAQWHALLPEEEVDEALKKPIR